A window of the Molothrus ater isolate BHLD 08-10-18 breed brown headed cowbird chromosome 16, BPBGC_Mater_1.1, whole genome shotgun sequence genome harbors these coding sequences:
- the MCRIP2 gene encoding MAPK regulated corepressor interacting protein 2 — MYTLTRGPSKLATQRRTGPTQQAVESSKLGEYRGRAQPGLWPPASPAQKLVFNRVNGKRPPLLLQQISAPEECYTLAHEENVRFVYEAWQQVEQQLDSSRSGESACGPVQYVEKTPNPGLKNFVPIDLEDWWAQQFLAKIENSS, encoded by the exons ATGTACACGCTGACACGGGGCCCCAGCAAGCTCGCCACGCAGCGCCGCACAG GTCCCACGCAGCAGGCGGTGGAGAGCAGCAAACTGGGCGAGTATCGGGGGCGAGCGCAGCCCGGCCTGTGGCCCCCGGCCAG cccagcacagaaaCTCGTCTTCAACAGAGTGAATGGCAAGAGgcccccactgctgctgcagcagatctCAGCCCCTGAAGAATGTTACACCCTAGCCCACGAGGAGAACGTCCGCTTTGTCTATGAAG cctggcagcaggtagagcagcagctggacagcAGCCGGAGCGGGGAGAGCGCCTGCGGCCCCGTGCAGTACGTGGAGAAAACCCCCAACCCCGGACTCAAAA ACTTCGTTCCCATTGACCTGGAGGATTGGTGGGCACAGCAATTTCTGGCCAAAATCGAGAACAGCTcataa